A section of the Haloferax sp. Atlit-12N genome encodes:
- a CDS encoding ABC transporter ATP-binding protein, whose amino-acid sequence MPSTNADVAIEATDLRKSYGSEVALDDVSLSIPSGTVYGFLGPNGAGKTTTMRILTGLSQPTSGSVRICGLDVSDRRKLAPHVGYLPETPPLYDEFSAREQLDYVADLRDIPSETAEARIDDLLDQFGLVGDANKRIGTYSKGMKQKTAFIQSVLHEPDVLFLDEPTSGLDPRAARQIRTSIGDVADSGATVFLSTHILPVVEAVADEVGVLFDGRVVAEGTPDEVKSRAQTGGEGSLEDAFLAVTSDETQLSGVADE is encoded by the coding sequence ATGCCCTCCACCAACGCGGACGTCGCCATCGAAGCGACTGACCTCAGGAAGTCCTACGGTTCCGAGGTCGCGCTCGACGACGTCTCGCTGTCGATTCCGAGCGGAACGGTGTACGGATTCCTCGGGCCGAACGGCGCGGGGAAGACGACGACGATGCGCATCCTGACGGGGCTCTCACAGCCCACCTCGGGGTCGGTCCGTATCTGTGGACTCGACGTGAGCGACCGTAGGAAACTCGCGCCGCACGTCGGCTACCTCCCGGAGACGCCGCCGCTGTACGACGAGTTCAGCGCCCGCGAGCAGCTCGACTACGTCGCCGACCTGCGCGACATCCCGTCGGAGACCGCCGAGGCACGCATCGACGACCTGCTCGACCAGTTCGGTCTCGTCGGCGACGCGAACAAGCGCATCGGCACGTACTCGAAGGGGATGAAACAGAAGACCGCGTTCATCCAGAGCGTGCTCCACGAACCGGACGTGCTGTTTCTCGACGAGCCGACCTCCGGACTCGACCCCCGCGCGGCGAGACAGATTCGGACCTCCATCGGCGACGTAGCCGACTCGGGGGCGACGGTCTTCCTCTCGACGCACATCCTCCCCGTAGTCGAGGCCGTCGCCGACGAGGTCGGCGTCCTGTTCGACGGTCGCGTCGTCGCCGAGGGGACGCCCGACGAGGTGAAATCGCGCGCCCAGACGGGCGGCGAGGGCTCGCTCGAAGACGCGTTCCTCGCGGTCACGAGCGACGAGACGCAACTGTCGGGTGTCGCCGACGAATGA
- a CDS encoding PQQ-like beta-propeller repeat protein, whose protein sequence is MLSRREVLAAGGAALVSGLAGCGGSPPTPDATFDAPTTAWPTAGYDPQATGHAPAGPTEGTVSWSVSRSTADPPLYGALSPPVVADGTVYVAGLATHYYRPDDFVSPLAAIDAASGSVRWVEGFADGLGGSPAVAGDGSGTVVIGGYDGTLHAVGADGSSEWTVDLGGRLGTPTAYGNRLYVESGSGRLHAVGSDGSRLWAADRPGPTELLVGPDEPVETTMPVADDRGVYAAFTPFEREREAVVVLGYDHGGGRRWRTVLDGRYGRSPNGLAVTDDALYATVGGTVYALDPDTGERRWQFVTGSAVAGPPTVDDERVYVGAKNLYALSRSEGIEQWRVVNEAPPSHDRDPTVLPYLARPPVADGRVYIRTGAVSAADGARLWGGDADEWLRTGNYFAEPYYRRPVASPVVTGDAMYLTHAHHGVVKVA, encoded by the coding sequence ATGCTCTCCAGACGCGAGGTGCTGGCCGCCGGCGGAGCCGCGCTCGTGAGTGGCCTCGCCGGCTGTGGCGGTTCCCCGCCGACTCCGGACGCGACGTTCGACGCGCCGACGACGGCGTGGCCGACTGCCGGCTACGACCCGCAGGCGACGGGTCACGCACCCGCCGGCCCGACCGAGGGAACCGTCTCGTGGAGCGTCTCGCGGAGCACCGCCGACCCGCCGCTCTACGGCGCGCTCTCCCCGCCGGTCGTCGCCGACGGCACCGTCTACGTCGCCGGGCTCGCTACCCACTACTACAGGCCGGACGACTTCGTGAGCCCGCTGGCCGCAATCGACGCCGCGTCCGGCTCGGTCCGCTGGGTCGAAGGCTTCGCGGACGGACTCGGCGGCAGCCCCGCAGTCGCCGGCGACGGCTCCGGAACCGTCGTCATCGGCGGTTACGACGGCACGCTCCACGCCGTCGGTGCCGACGGGTCAAGCGAGTGGACTGTGGACCTCGGCGGCCGGCTCGGCACGCCGACCGCGTACGGGAACCGGCTATACGTCGAAAGCGGGAGCGGTCGCCTGCACGCCGTCGGAAGCGACGGGAGCCGGCTGTGGGCCGCCGACCGGCCGGGGCCGACGGAGCTCCTCGTCGGACCGGACGAACCGGTCGAAACCACGATGCCCGTCGCCGACGACCGCGGCGTCTACGCCGCCTTCACGCCGTTCGAGCGGGAGCGCGAGGCGGTCGTCGTCCTCGGCTACGACCACGGCGGCGGGCGGCGCTGGCGGACGGTGCTCGACGGGCGGTACGGCCGGTCGCCCAACGGTCTCGCCGTCACCGACGACGCGCTGTACGCGACCGTCGGCGGAACCGTCTACGCGCTGGACCCCGACACCGGCGAGCGACGGTGGCAGTTCGTAACCGGCTCGGCGGTGGCAGGCCCGCCGACGGTCGACGACGAGCGGGTCTACGTCGGCGCGAAGAACCTCTATGCGCTCTCGCGGAGCGAGGGCATCGAACAATGGCGCGTGGTGAACGAAGCGCCGCCGAGCCACGACCGCGACCCGACGGTACTCCCGTATCTCGCTCGTCCCCCCGTCGCCGACGGACGGGTCTACATCCGGACCGGAGCGGTCTCCGCCGCCGACGGGGCGCGGCTGTGGGGCGGCGACGCCGACGAGTGGCTCCGGACCGGGAACTACTTCGCCGAACCGTACTACAGGCGGCCGGTGGCGTCGCCGGTCGTCACCGGGGACGCGATGTATCTGACACACGCGCACCACGGGGTGGTGAAGGTCGCATGA
- a CDS encoding PQQ-binding-like beta-propeller repeat protein, whose protein sequence is MTDTGKRPTRRRFLASLGSAAAVGVAGCLGTRSEHNPTNGECPEYDPVEPATTDWRGVMGPATNTGAVAAEAVPEGDLTVDWTAPVETYVGHHVPVVADGTVYVHDMDDELSAVDAATGERVWTRPLTDPEPAPAVGGGTLVVVTNAETHAFDAATGDRRWKREDLDGDIFGASPIVAGDTVYVQSGVATHALARSTGETRWRAATGFPSDSTPAVAGDTVYAAGDDTYVRALAAADGTERWRAKTSSRIACNVSVVEGTVLVGTGAGSVLGFDAETGEERWRYRLEPRKTRDERRPRQPETIATDGSRVYVATDDRLVTLALADGTRCWDNRSYAGGYASGIAVGAGKVFVPTHDDGGGSMTVLDAPTGNTQQELIGGKRQRFDIGPSVAGGGVYFAGRSAIVRLS, encoded by the coding sequence ATGACCGACACCGGCAAGCGACCGACTCGGCGACGGTTCTTGGCGAGTCTCGGAAGCGCCGCCGCCGTTGGCGTGGCGGGCTGTCTCGGAACGCGGTCGGAGCACAACCCGACGAACGGGGAGTGCCCCGAGTACGACCCCGTCGAACCGGCGACGACAGACTGGCGCGGGGTGATGGGCCCGGCGACGAACACCGGGGCCGTCGCGGCCGAGGCGGTCCCCGAGGGCGACCTCACCGTCGACTGGACGGCCCCCGTCGAGACCTACGTGGGCCACCACGTTCCGGTCGTCGCCGATGGCACCGTCTACGTCCACGACATGGACGACGAACTCTCCGCGGTCGACGCCGCGACCGGCGAGCGGGTGTGGACCAGACCGCTCACCGACCCCGAACCCGCGCCCGCAGTCGGCGGCGGGACGCTCGTCGTCGTGACCAACGCGGAGACCCACGCGTTCGACGCGGCGACGGGAGACCGGCGCTGGAAGCGAGAAGACCTCGACGGCGACATCTTCGGCGCGAGTCCCATCGTCGCGGGCGACACCGTCTACGTCCAGTCGGGCGTGGCGACCCACGCGTTGGCGCGCTCAACCGGCGAGACCCGCTGGCGGGCCGCGACCGGGTTCCCCTCCGACTCGACGCCCGCGGTGGCCGGCGACACCGTCTACGCCGCCGGCGACGACACCTACGTCCGGGCGCTGGCCGCGGCCGACGGGACGGAGCGCTGGCGCGCGAAGACGAGCTCCCGAATCGCGTGTAACGTCTCGGTGGTCGAGGGTACCGTCCTCGTCGGGACCGGGGCCGGAAGCGTGCTCGGATTCGATGCCGAGACCGGCGAGGAGCGCTGGCGCTACCGGCTCGAACCGAGGAAGACGAGGGACGAACGCCGACCGAGGCAACCCGAGACCATCGCGACCGACGGCAGTCGAGTGTACGTCGCGACCGACGACCGACTGGTCACGCTCGCGCTGGCGGACGGGACCCGCTGTTGGGACAACCGGAGCTACGCCGGGGGCTACGCGAGCGGCATCGCCGTCGGCGCGGGGAAGGTGTTCGTCCCGACGCACGACGACGGAGGCGGCTCGATGACCGTCCTCGACGCCCCGACCGGGAATACGCAACAGGAACTAATCGGAGGCAAACGCCAACGCTTCGACATCGGCCCGAGCGTCGCCGGGGGCGGCGTCTACTTCGCCGGCCGGAGCGCCATCGTTCGGCTGAGTTAG
- a CDS encoding PQQ-binding-like beta-propeller repeat protein, whose amino-acid sequence MPSYSRRDALKTIPALAAGLAGCASLTGRDDSLPMPTAWTAGVRTPTRALRPSSGPLLVGTGSPFHADPMVSALDPETGEERWAVTGRKGYRSPLGVDDQYAYLFSKAGRATAVDYEAGERAWNIGLTGVGSADPGVVQYPPVVADDTVVFPISGTENDVVDRLLGLSREEGDRRFRAELPASLAGAPAFVSAGDSSDAGVVAPVLDGTLRRFATDGSESWRVDVGPSPSSVTVAGDTVFVGSATEELLALDAATGEIRWRASLRNTVFARPLVSDGRVYVGGADYFLYAFDAETGTRLWRRELAGPVTCGPTRVGDRLVTVVGSDILVRGHSGTVPFDPTVLYVHATDGTLLGDYRFEGYHDGGTVNWAVAAGDGVYVGQEWQLARLDPEVLDAE is encoded by the coding sequence ATGCCCTCCTATTCGCGACGCGACGCGCTGAAGACGATTCCGGCGCTCGCCGCCGGACTCGCCGGCTGTGCGAGCCTCACGGGCCGCGACGACTCGCTCCCGATGCCGACCGCGTGGACGGCGGGCGTGCGAACTCCGACCCGCGCCCTGCGCCCGTCGTCCGGGCCCTTGCTCGTCGGAACCGGGAGCCCGTTTCACGCCGACCCGATGGTGTCCGCGCTCGACCCCGAGACCGGCGAGGAGCGCTGGGCGGTGACCGGCCGGAAGGGCTACCGGTCGCCGCTCGGCGTCGACGACCAGTATGCGTACCTGTTTTCGAAGGCGGGACGAGCCACGGCGGTCGATTACGAGGCAGGCGAGCGAGCGTGGAACATCGGGCTGACGGGCGTCGGTAGCGCCGACCCGGGCGTCGTTCAGTATCCACCTGTCGTCGCCGACGACACCGTCGTCTTCCCCATCTCGGGCACGGAAAACGACGTGGTAGACCGACTGCTCGGACTGTCCCGCGAGGAGGGCGACCGGCGCTTCCGCGCCGAACTGCCGGCCTCGCTCGCCGGCGCGCCCGCTTTCGTATCCGCCGGTGACAGCTCCGATGCCGGCGTCGTCGCGCCTGTCCTCGACGGAACGCTCCGTCGGTTCGCCACCGATGGCTCCGAATCGTGGCGCGTCGACGTGGGTCCGTCGCCGTCGTCGGTGACAGTCGCCGGCGACACCGTCTTCGTCGGGAGTGCGACCGAGGAACTGCTGGCGCTCGACGCGGCGACCGGCGAGATTCGGTGGCGCGCGTCACTCCGAAACACCGTGTTCGCCCGGCCGCTCGTCTCCGACGGCCGCGTGTACGTCGGCGGCGCGGACTACTTCCTGTACGCCTTCGACGCCGAGACCGGGACCCGACTGTGGCGGCGCGAACTGGCCGGCCCCGTGACCTGCGGGCCGACCCGCGTCGGCGACCGACTGGTGACCGTCGTGGGGTCGGACATCCTCGTCCGGGGACACAGCGGGACCGTCCCGTTCGACCCGACCGTGCTGTACGTCCACGCGACCGACGGAACCCTCCTCGGCGACTACCGGTTCGAAGGCTACCACGACGGCGGCACGGTGAACTGGGCCGTCGCCGCGGGCGACGGCGTCTACGTCGGACAGGAGTGGCAACTCGCCCGCCTCGACCCGGAGGTGCTCGATGCCGAGTGA
- a CDS encoding carbohydrate ABC transporter permease, with product MSTDTAAEPARESRQSGPVVGFLRWLENLSDTQYAYLLLTPVFVLLGIVAIYPLLRTFELSLYAVSTDLSSVRFVGLDNYVALFTGEKNRFLPGGTTFLPTGLDAASLLDSALVITLIFAVASVLFETLIGLGQALVLDQDFYGRRWVRAAIIIPWAVPIVIQGMMFFLMFDSNVGFATPILADLGVVAPTNTLNDTVSATFIIIVADIWKTSAFMALLILAGLQSINRSLYDVARVAGASKWQQFRYITLPLILPTIGVAVLFRSVQAMRVYGIIDTVSSCTVVPSLSCMVVSTFNTHEGTSAAIAFVTAAIIGVVVMGIILWQGEDAI from the coding sequence CGGAACCGGCACGTGAGTCACGGCAGTCGGGGCCAGTCGTTGGCTTCTTGCGGTGGCTGGAGAACCTGAGCGACACGCAGTACGCGTACCTACTGTTGACTCCGGTATTCGTCCTGCTCGGTATCGTGGCTATCTACCCGCTCTTACGGACGTTCGAGCTGTCACTGTACGCCGTCTCGACCGACCTCTCTAGTGTCCGTTTCGTTGGTCTCGACAACTACGTCGCGCTGTTCACCGGGGAGAAAAACCGGTTCCTCCCCGGCGGGACGACGTTTCTCCCGACCGGGCTCGACGCCGCGAGTCTCCTCGATAGCGCCCTCGTAATCACCCTCATCTTCGCCGTAGCCAGCGTATTGTTCGAGACCCTCATCGGACTGGGACAAGCGCTCGTCTTAGATCAAGACTTCTACGGCCGACGGTGGGTCCGTGCGGCGATTATCATTCCGTGGGCCGTCCCAATCGTCATCCAGGGGATGATGTTCTTCTTGATGTTCGACTCGAACGTCGGATTCGCGACGCCGATTCTCGCCGACCTCGGAGTAGTGGCACCGACCAACACACTGAACGACACGGTCAGCGCGACGTTCATCATTATCGTCGCCGACATCTGGAAGACCTCAGCGTTCATGGCGCTACTCATCCTTGCCGGGCTCCAGAGCATCAATCGCAGCCTGTACGACGTGGCCCGTGTCGCCGGGGCGAGCAAGTGGCAGCAGTTCAGATACATCACGCTCCCGCTCATCCTGCCGACCATCGGGGTTGCAGTGTTATTCCGCTCGGTGCAGGCGATGCGCGTGTACGGTATCATCGATACTGTCTCGAGCTGTACCGTAGTCCCCTCGCTCTCCTGCATGGTCGTCTCGACGTTCAACACGCACGAGGGGACGTCTGCCGCCATTGCGTTCGTGACAGCGGCCATCATCGGCGTCGTCGTGATGGGAATCATCCTGTGGCAGGGGGAGGACGCGATATAA
- a CDS encoding zinc ribbon domain-containing protein, with protein sequence MDDTRHAPPLERLVESVDARAYETVSDSLGELLTASPEDRKRALRALRRLADEHPTAFESFLPDVTPFLTDDDRAVRLLTAKALVTVASAAPDAVAPAVPSLAERLADEDEFYYVRARSAEALGYVALEHPDAVASPAVLADLRVGLSFDEPEVKQKLAKALECVALGDPGRLRHRVSTLAEHLDDRDELVRYHLCTAVVVVGCGAPDSLAEARAALSARLADENAFVRGRAAEALGLLARESGEAVRVLAPVLDAESDEAAEFVAERVRFLRAASEEGSAESPVESVGSLAGVRATTDDAVTEITSPDADGECPHCGVDLPEGAPPMCPSCGAPY encoded by the coding sequence ATGGACGACACACGCCACGCACCCCCGCTGGAGCGCCTCGTCGAGTCAGTCGACGCCCGCGCCTACGAGACGGTGAGCGACTCTCTCGGGGAACTCCTGACGGCGTCGCCGGAAGACCGAAAGCGGGCGCTCCGAGCGCTTCGACGCCTCGCGGACGAACACCCGACCGCGTTCGAGTCGTTCCTCCCCGACGTCACGCCGTTTCTCACTGACGACGACCGCGCCGTCCGACTACTGACCGCGAAGGCGCTCGTCACAGTCGCGTCGGCCGCCCCCGACGCGGTCGCTCCCGCCGTTCCGTCGCTCGCCGAGCGACTCGCCGACGAGGACGAGTTCTACTACGTCCGCGCCCGGTCGGCCGAGGCGCTGGGCTACGTCGCGCTCGAACACCCCGACGCGGTCGCCTCACCGGCGGTGCTCGCGGACCTCCGCGTCGGCCTCTCGTTCGACGAACCCGAGGTGAAACAGAAGTTGGCGAAGGCGCTCGAATGCGTCGCGCTCGGCGACCCCGGCCGGCTTCGCCACCGCGTCTCGACGCTCGCCGAACACCTCGACGACCGGGACGAACTCGTCCGCTATCACCTCTGTACGGCGGTGGTGGTCGTCGGCTGCGGCGCGCCGGATTCGCTCGCCGAGGCTCGGGCAGCGCTCTCGGCTCGGCTCGCTGACGAGAACGCCTTCGTCCGGGGCCGCGCCGCCGAAGCGCTCGGACTGTTGGCCCGCGAGAGCGGCGAGGCGGTTCGGGTACTGGCTCCGGTGCTCGACGCGGAATCCGACGAGGCGGCCGAGTTCGTCGCCGAACGGGTCCGATTTCTCCGGGCCGCGTCGGAGGAGGGCTCCGCGGAGTCACCGGTCGAAAGCGTTGGGTCGCTGGCCGGCGTTCGGGCGACGACCGACGACGCGGTCACGGAGATTACGTCGCCAGACGCCGACGGGGAGTGCCCCCACTGCGGCGTCGACCTCCCCGAGGGCGCGCCACCGATGTGTCCGAGCTGCGGCGCTCCGTACTGA
- a CDS encoding PQQ-binding-like beta-propeller repeat protein, translated as MPSEPPERTGSTGNRDRNVSRREVLGGLAAVGSLAVAGCSSIPGLGGRRPVWRRDIDGAFMAGPLAVTDGLVLAGMQDKALYGLRREDGSTELRFETGGPIETRPVAPPSGGPYHVHSTDGDLYAVDSSGDELWRDEGTAHRARLVRTESLVAELDFAGPENTLTGYDPQTGDRRFELAVSSYLLDGVTDDSVVARVPVNETESRVVSLSPSDGSTRWQTESERWLPNVAADSRLVVAVWDGTLVAYEPSDGSVRWRTPIGDAGRTMVLGSQVYLTRDRPDGRQGLLAFDRETGEKRWANPTGYQIRAVEATDDAVFVGSRVDDPDGGILGRVDCFGLDGTRRWHTVTGLPSLDSLAVTGSRVVPAWDRGFEVLARETGETRWAYESESHSRLSLRVEQASVFASYVDDGAVARFPLD; from the coding sequence ATGCCGAGTGAGCCCCCGGAGCGGACGGGTTCGACCGGGAACCGGGACCGAAACGTCTCCCGTCGCGAGGTGCTCGGCGGCCTCGCGGCCGTCGGTTCGCTCGCCGTCGCCGGCTGTAGTTCGATTCCCGGACTCGGCGGGAGACGACCGGTCTGGCGACGCGACATCGACGGCGCGTTCATGGCTGGCCCGCTCGCCGTCACCGACGGGCTCGTCCTCGCCGGGATGCAGGACAAGGCGCTGTACGGTCTGCGGCGCGAGGACGGGTCGACCGAACTTCGGTTCGAGACGGGCGGCCCGATAGAGACGCGCCCTGTCGCCCCGCCGTCCGGCGGCCCATACCACGTCCACAGCACCGATGGCGACCTCTACGCCGTCGATTCGTCGGGCGACGAACTGTGGCGCGACGAGGGCACGGCCCACCGAGCGCGACTCGTCCGCACCGAGTCGCTCGTCGCCGAACTCGACTTCGCGGGCCCGGAGAACACGCTCACGGGCTACGACCCGCAGACCGGCGACCGACGCTTCGAACTGGCCGTCTCGTCGTATCTCCTCGACGGTGTCACCGACGACTCGGTCGTGGCTCGCGTGCCGGTGAACGAGACCGAATCGCGCGTCGTCTCGCTCTCACCGTCGGATGGAAGCACCCGGTGGCAGACCGAATCTGAGCGGTGGCTCCCCAACGTGGCCGCAGACTCCCGACTCGTCGTCGCCGTGTGGGACGGAACGTTGGTGGCCTACGAACCGTCCGACGGGAGCGTTCGGTGGCGGACTCCCATCGGCGACGCCGGGCGCACGATGGTCCTCGGGTCGCAGGTGTACCTCACCCGCGACCGACCGGACGGCCGTCAGGGACTGCTCGCGTTCGACCGCGAGACGGGCGAGAAACGGTGGGCGAACCCTACCGGCTACCAGATTCGGGCGGTCGAGGCCACGGACGACGCGGTGTTCGTCGGGAGCCGCGTCGACGACCCCGACGGCGGGATTCTCGGCCGAGTCGACTGCTTCGGCCTCGACGGCACGCGGCGGTGGCACACCGTGACCGGACTTCCGTCGCTCGACTCGCTCGCCGTCACGGGCTCTCGTGTCGTCCCCGCTTGGGACCGTGGCTTCGAGGTTTTGGCCCGAGAGACTGGCGAGACGCGGTGGGCGTACGAGTCCGAATCGCACAGCCGGCTTTCGCTCCGCGTCGAGCAGGCGTCGGTGTTCGCCTCGTACGTCGACGACGGCGCAGTCGCGCGGTTCCCGCTGGACTGA
- a CDS encoding carbohydrate ABC transporter permease: protein MSSETDGASDDTGPLARWARNAIHNPRRVYRALFYVAMAFFMVTTVFPFYWLLVLAVTPQENLLSGSFLPTVDLFGVSGTFPLPVPKGFNPTAFVTVFEQIPFHLYVLNSFVLAATTTVIVLVVASLAGYVFGRIEFPGRALLMLGILAISYFPPAAFVIPLFQAFAGNAPITIPFVGVPLFTPPRLLNTPGSMVMPFSALFLPLSIFILTTFYGQIPDGLEDAARVEGTTRLGALFRVIVPLSAPGVATAGVLTFISVYNEYFFSSIMATSPEASKWSPIVGGILSYQTQYTTQYNLMAAASVVGVIPVVVLVIIAQERIVSGLTAGALKE from the coding sequence ATGTCCAGCGAAACCGACGGCGCGTCAGACGACACCGGACCGCTCGCACGGTGGGCGCGGAATGCGATCCACAACCCACGTCGCGTGTATCGAGCGTTGTTCTACGTCGCGATGGCGTTTTTCATGGTCACGACAGTGTTCCCGTTCTACTGGTTACTCGTCCTCGCGGTGACACCACAAGAGAATCTACTTTCCGGGAGTTTCCTCCCGACGGTCGACCTGTTCGGCGTCAGCGGCACGTTCCCGCTCCCCGTTCCGAAGGGGTTCAATCCGACCGCGTTCGTTACCGTCTTCGAGCAGATTCCGTTCCATCTGTACGTGCTGAATAGCTTCGTGCTAGCTGCCACGACGACGGTTATCGTCCTCGTCGTCGCGAGCCTCGCAGGCTACGTGTTCGGACGAATCGAGTTCCCCGGGCGCGCGCTGTTGATGCTCGGTATCCTCGCAATCAGTTACTTCCCGCCCGCAGCGTTCGTCATCCCACTGTTTCAGGCGTTCGCCGGCAACGCCCCGATAACGATTCCGTTCGTAGGTGTCCCGCTATTCACACCGCCTCGACTGCTGAACACCCCGGGGTCGATGGTCATGCCGTTCAGCGCGCTGTTCTTGCCGCTGTCGATATTCATCCTCACGACCTTCTACGGGCAGATCCCCGACGGGTTGGAGGATGCGGCACGGGTTGAGGGAACGACCCGACTGGGCGCGCTGTTCCGCGTCATCGTGCCGCTTTCGGCACCCGGCGTGGCGACCGCGGGCGTCCTCACGTTCATCAGCGTCTACAACGAGTACTTTTTCAGCTCGATTATGGCGACCTCACCTGAAGCGTCCAAGTGGTCGCCAATTGTCGGCGGGATTCTCAGCTACCAGACCCAGTACACGACGCAGTACAACCTCATGGCCGCAGCGAGTGTTGTGGGGGTCATCCCCGTCGTCGTCCTCGTCATCATCGCACAGGAACGCATCGTCAGCGGACTGACCGCAGGAGCACTTAAAGAATAA
- a CDS encoding ABC transporter ATP-binding protein gives MARVRLEHVSKHYDDVTAVDDMNLDIDHGEFICFVGPSGCGKSTTMESIAGLTKPSEGEIHIGDREVTNLPPKDRGVAMVFQNIALFPHMDVYDNISFGLRLRNYDKEEIERRVERAAEIVQLQGMLERMPDEMSGGQRQRVAIARAIVREPDVFLMDEPLANLDAKLKVHMRTELQRLHKELDTTIIYVTHDQEEAMTLSDRIAVLDSGQLQQIDPPLVCYNEPANLFVAGFIGSPSMNFAEATVTEDSLSTANFSLAFDPASVKAVDVGDEVTVGIRPEDIYPGGTRVEVEDPSSLISTRVDILEPMGDEIFAYMLLGERRTSMDQSRTDDQLLMSVEPDSTIREDTDVEVVIDRGNVHLFGTASGDALAHGLSPVSAELETETATDADD, from the coding sequence ATGGCACGAGTACGACTCGAACACGTAAGCAAGCACTACGACGACGTAACGGCGGTCGACGACATGAACCTCGACATCGACCACGGCGAATTCATCTGTTTTGTCGGCCCGTCGGGATGTGGGAAGTCGACGACGATGGAAAGTATCGCTGGACTCACGAAGCCGAGTGAGGGCGAAATCCACATCGGCGACCGTGAGGTGACGAACCTCCCGCCGAAGGACCGCGGGGTGGCGATGGTGTTCCAGAACATCGCGCTGTTCCCCCACATGGACGTCTACGACAACATCTCCTTCGGGCTCCGCCTCCGCAACTACGACAAGGAGGAAATCGAGCGCCGCGTCGAGCGCGCCGCCGAAATCGTCCAGTTGCAGGGGATGCTCGAACGCATGCCCGACGAGATGTCCGGCGGGCAGCGACAGCGCGTCGCCATCGCCCGCGCCATCGTCCGTGAGCCCGATGTCTTTCTCATGGACGAGCCGCTGGCGAACCTCGACGCGAAGCTCAAGGTCCACATGCGGACCGAACTCCAGCGGCTACACAAGGAACTGGACACGACCATCATCTACGTCACCCACGACCAAGAGGAAGCAATGACGCTCTCGGACCGTATCGCCGTCCTCGACTCCGGACAGCTCCAGCAGATCGACCCGCCGCTCGTCTGTTACAACGAGCCAGCGAACCTGTTCGTCGCGGGCTTCATCGGCTCGCCCTCGATGAACTTCGCCGAGGCGACGGTCACAGAGGACTCGCTTTCGACGGCGAACTTCTCGCTCGCGTTCGATCCGGCGTCTGTCAAGGCTGTGGACGTGGGCGACGAGGTGACTGTCGGGATTCGTCCCGAAGATATCTATCCCGGCGGAACGCGCGTCGAAGTGGAAGACCCCTCTTCGCTCATCTCCACGCGTGTCGATATTCTCGAACCAATGGGTGACGAGATATTCGCGTACATGCTGTTGGGCGAACGCCGCACATCGATGGATCAATCGAGAACCGATGACCAGCTGCTGATGAGCGTTGAACCCGACTCGACGATTCGAGAAGACACGGACGTCGAAGTCGTGATAGACCGGGGGAACGTCCATCTCTTCGGTACGGCGTCAGGCGACGCACTCGCCCACGGCCTGTCCCCTGTTTCAGCCGAGTTAGAGACCGAGACGGCAACCGACGCAGACGACTGA